One window of the Acinonyx jubatus isolate Ajub_Pintada_27869175 chromosome A2, VMU_Ajub_asm_v1.0, whole genome shotgun sequence genome contains the following:
- the CCDC12 gene encoding coiled-coil domain-containing protein 12 isoform X2, producing the protein MKERDKEDGEPKTKQLREGEEEGEKHRELRLRNYVPEDEDLKRRRVPQAKPVAVEEKVKEQLEAAKPEPVIEEVDLANLAPRKPDWDLKRDVAKKLEKLEKRTQRAIAELIRERLKGQEDSLASAVDATTEQEACDSD; encoded by the exons GACAAGGAAGATGGGGAGCCCAAGACCAAGCAgctcagagaaggggaagaggaaggcgAGAAGCACAG GGAACTCAGGCTGCGGAACTACGTGCCAGAGGACGAGGACCTGAAGAGGAGGAGGGTGCCCCAGGCCAAGCCAGTCGCCG TGGAAGAGAAGGTGAAGGAGCAGCTGGAGGCCGCCAAGCCAGAGCCCGTCATCGAGGAAGTG GACCTGGCCAACCTCGCGCCCCGGAAGCCTGACTG GGACCTCAAGAGAGACGTAGCCAAGAAACTAGAGAAGCTAGAAAAACGGACCCAGAGGGCCATTGCCGAGCTGATCC GTGAGAGGCTGAAAGGCCAAGAGGACAGCCTGGCCTCTGCAGTGGACGCCACCACCGAGCAAGAGGCCTGTGACTCTGACTGA